The Heptranchias perlo isolate sHepPer1 unplaced genomic scaffold, sHepPer1.hap1 HAP1_SCAFFOLD_44, whole genome shotgun sequence genome includes a window with the following:
- the LOC137312913 gene encoding beta-1,3-galactosyltransferase 5-like, protein MRSPPDAQTSSADPGGADDSEEGQLNGFLVIPDSRCDSDPPFLCILVTTRHEQQDERAAIRDTWGKERRIGERKICTYFLLGYDRARQSDIERENHLHKDIIQSNFTDTYYNLTIKVLMGMEWVHRFCSSAVFVMKTDSDMFVNSNYLTQLLSAKNTHNFFSGVVFSNWGPIRDKNSKFYVSEEEYPHSKYPTFCSGTGYVFSGDFAREIWNISRDVPFLKLEDVFVGLCLAKLQVSPVSLSSRQVFSTGKVPFSVCRFRSIVISHWVRPFENRLYWKELEESTGEGCP, encoded by the exons ATGACTCCGAGGAAG GCCAACTCAATGGTTTCCTGGTGATTCCTGACTCCCGGTGCGACAGCGACCCTCCATTTTTGTGCATACTGGTGACCACGAGACATGAGCAGCAGGATGAACGGGCTGCCATCCGGGACACCTGGGGCAAAGAGAGACGGattggggagagaaagatttgcaCATATTTCCTCCTGGGTTACGATCGTGCCCGCCAGTCAGATATCGAGAGAGAAAATCACCTCCACAAGGATATAATTCAGAGCAATTTCACCGACACCTATTACAACCTGACGATCAAAGTGTTAATGGGAATGGAATGGGTTCATCGATTCTGCTCTTCAGCGGTTTTCGTCATGAAGACAGACTCAGACATGTTTGTGAACAGCAATTACCTGACCCAGCTCCTGTCGGCGAAGAATACCCATAATTTCTTCAGTGGAGTTGTCTTCTCTAATTGGGGCCCAATAAGGGATAAAAATAGCAAATTTTACGTTAGTGAGGAGGAATATCCTCATTCAAAGTATCCGACATTTTGCTCTGGGACAGGGTATGTCTTTTCCGGTGACTTCGCGCGAGAGATCTGGAATATTTCGAGGGATGTTCCGTTCCTCAAATTGGAAGATGTCTTCgttgggttgtgtctggccaAACTTCAAGTCTCCCCGGTCAGCCTGAGTTCCAGGCAAGTCTTCTCCACTGGCAAGGTTCCATTTTCAGTGTGCAGATTTCGGAGCATAGTGATCTCACACTGGGTTAGACCTTTTGAGAACCGTCTCTATTGGAAGGAACTGGAAGAATCAACAGGTGAAGGATGTCCTTAG